The Manduca sexta isolate Smith_Timp_Sample1 chromosome 1, JHU_Msex_v1.0, whole genome shotgun sequence sequence atactcttcagctttatataatagtatagataatgtatggaaattttgcctgtttctatgttttaactttcaactaataaaactatgttaatttgtaattattattttgaattacaaatgtagataagcaataaaataaatagcagtgattgtaatggtattttattttactaagtaaagaagttatttgttaatgctgttctttctccaacatcttgattctctatattgttctcataattaataatatcagcagttgataattccacttgggttggaatttcctctagcctgtgattccgacaaatattgtgcaaaactgcagttgcaattattattgtttgaactttaggtaaagataaacgcaatgtcaatgcaatcacagggaagcgacgtttccatgtaccaaatgtcctgaaaaagataatataaatatttcctattcctcagcaaaagttaatggaatggagaaacaccatagttcctgaaaaaacgatgcaattgccccttgttagtacctatctaatagttcggtaggtacggtattttttgaaaataatgtcaaaaattatttaccttgtacatagaagtaacacgaatatacgagatcagtttaactaacaatgattggcaagcagatttcgaaagcctaatccaaacgtgaaatcaaactcatccagggtctgcatgtagttaactcttttcattacccgtgatgaagcgcgactttcactttcgctatcagtatcgctagtccctccaaatcactgtcgtcactgtcactagagaatatggatatttccattgccttttcgtttcccttaaaatcagtgtaagcgatattcaaaacatattgagtaaactgaggaattggtccgattggaaaatgcgattgtttacaacaatcaaatcaaatgtcaaaacgggtagatagagtattggcaagcgtaaactgtcattttcatgcagagggtaatctatgatctgtaatccgtcctctcaaagatcgattattgttagagatagcttactgaatctatggattggttattggcatgctttatccataaaaacgaatgaattatcaatcttagatggcatacattggattaggattggttattaatttcgggcgtaagtcAATTAGcgttttaaccgtcgatataagGCTACATTTATATCTGTTGAAATTGATTTTTGAACATCAAATGAAACATGTAATGCCATCTGTTCAAAACAATGTTAAGTAATAATCGAAACGAAGTGCataattcattcaatttttGCTTCATTGGTCCTCATTCGGAACGAAtgtatgtttctttttattgattcgtttttataaaatatatagttcaCTGTTCGCCGCCATGTAAAAAGCAACgcgttttattaatatcactTAGACAAAATCTTACAGAACTAACCTCAAACTCATCCAGCATGGTAACGTCGATGCTCTCCCTCTGGTTGGGCACGAGGGTCAGGGTGCTGAAGCCGAGCACGCCGCGGCCGCCGTAGTCGTCCAAGAGATTCCTCGCCTGCGGAAACACcctgtatctatactattatataaagctgaagagtttgtttggttgtttgtttgtttgaacgcgctaatctcaggaactaccggtttgagaccctgggaagaacataggctcctgggaaactactacatttataacggaaaactttagcctgaaaaactttataacgcgggcggagccgcgggcaaaagctagtactgtataaagctaaagagtttgtttgtttgaacgaactaatctcaggaattataggttcgaattgaaaaattgtttGAGTGTTGAAAAGCTCAGTTATCGGGGAAGgctataggatatatatcatcacgctatgaccaataggagcggggtagtaataaaaaatgttgcaagaaagtggaaaatttattcctcttGAGAGCCTCCGTTGCGGAcgctgagtaaacggttaaagttacacggaatttagatgaaattttgtatggagatagtttgagactttgggaagaacataggctacattctttcccggaaaaatatatagcatgacttttataacggataactttttatactaacaaaacattatcaaaagctagtgttatatAGAGGCACGAGTCGCGAGCACGCTCGTTGTCAGACGAGTggcacgctcgtctcgtcatacaaatgtttttgttgtgtatcggatcccgcagtcaacaccaaGGGAAATCTATTGGATACTGAAATCCctcggcttagcaactgcaggggcctggaggaaaAACGAGAGGCGATAGCTACGAAGAAAGTGTTGGGGAAGGATAAGGAGAACTCTTAGGAtaggaggaggggagaagaTCAAGAAATGCAAACCCTCATAGGATACAATGTGTTTGACACTGGAGGAAAAATGAGAGGCGATAGCTAAGAAGAAAGTGTTGGGGAAGGATAAGGAGAACTCTTAGGAtaggaggaggggagaagaccAAGAAATGCAAACCCTCATAGGATACAATGTGTTTGGCACTGGAGGATCAATGAGAGGCGATAGCTAAGAAGAAAGTGTTGGGGAAGGATAAGGAGAACTCTTAGGAtaggaggaggggagaagaccAAGAAATGCAAACCCTCATAGGATACAATGTGTTTGGCACTGGAGGATCAATGAGAGGCGATAGCTAAGAAGAAAGTGTTGGGGAAGGATAAGGAGAACTCTTAGGATAGGAGGAGGGAAGAAGACCAAGAAATGCAAACCCTCATAGGATACAATGTGTTTGACACTGGAGGAAAAATGAGAGGCGATAGCTAAGAAGAAAGTGTTGGGGAAGGATAAGGAGAACTCTtaggaggaggggagaagaccAAGAAATGTCAACCCTCATAGGACACAATgtgttacaaccatgaggtgtacacactgaactgtgtgcctagggccgcgacacaAGAAATACTCTTAGGATGTGACAAGGGGAGAAAGAGAAGAAGGGGGATCAAGAAATGTttgcgagcccttataggcctcaatggcaaccatgaggtatacacacttaactgtgtgcttagggccgcggcaaatgtcccctGTGCACGTGCATTCAGTGCGGAaactgagcgcacaagaattacctcaAGGAGacatacaaatgtattaaagtaTGGACGTACCTTAGGATGATCAGACTCCTTGGTGACGGATACGATCTCCACCAAGTCCTCATGTCTGATGCCGTACTCACCGACCTTGTAGAAACCGGGCTCTGAAACAACAAAATTAAGGCAATAGATACAACTCagtttcaatttataatttattccttatttcacgagcctataaatgaacgggtttaaactttttttttcttttcactttatcatgtactgtagtctttaccctaaactgattgaaaagagcaacaccagagtttcttgaaCGTTcctctctggtgaaaactgctttccgaactggtggtagagttaatattgacggaatctaaatcatgtataacatttaacagattcaaataaatcatttcatttcatttcagtttCGCACTCAAATGCTATATAAGCTGAGACGCTGCTTAAGAACAGCGTCTTAAGATACTTCCTATTTAATACACGACAGAATAAGGGCCGTCTTGATAGATACAACTCAAGCTCTTAAGTGCggtatcagctgagacgctatGTAAGTTCAGCATCTCAAGATATAAAAACACCCATATTAACATCAGCTCAAGCGGTACCTCAAGAGGCCATTTAggctaagttttgtttatttaacaaagcTGTCTCCATTGAGAACCAGTGACAACTTAAggttggtttattaaatagttcaatacaataaatgtctacttgagattttactcaaGTATAGACCttatatcaaaatcagttcattcCTTTGAAAGCTACGatgtgaaaaattatttttaaaattttactatcgCCCGTTTCACAAcgagtaaatattaattttataatacaactagcgacccgccccggcttcgcacgggtgcaatatttctccactatttaatgaatgttattatacatataaaccttcctcttgaatcactcttaaaaaaaaccgcatcaaaatccgttgcgtagttttaaagatttaagcacacatagatagagacagagaaagcgactttgttttatactatgtagtgatatatgGCGACCGAATTCAAAAGTCAaactcccaaataaatagtaaacaaaagaGTGACAGCAACTGTCTTCAGTCTCGACATCTTATTGACCGATTACAAACAATCGCAATGCTTACTATGAAAAAGCAGTAACAGTCAGAGCAACTCTTAGATCTtacaacccccccccccccccgcgccTTGGGGATTTTTCCAATTTCACAGAAAAATCCATATATTTCTccaactaaattaattattttaaaactcgtGTGTTCACAATTTGAATGACGGAAAGGAGGAGTGCCTTGGCTCACTATTCCACTGTCCATATCATTCCTTCTCCCTCAACTCCTCTAAGGGGTCGTCCATTGATCACGTGACGTTTTTAGTGACTAACCTCCTCTCCCTGCTGATGATATGTGATAAGGTTTTACATAACAAATCGCGCGaccaacataaaatatagacGTGATATCTCATTATCTCATTACCCCCCCCCCCTGTGATATTTCTTGATTTAATTACCGGACTCCTCCCCCATTTTCGAGCCTCAGGTGATTAATAGACAGCCCCAAAATATAATAGACGGCCCCAAAATATAATAGACGGCTCCAAAATACAATATACGGCCCCAAAATACCCCCCACCTCCTCAAGCCTCACGTGATTGGACGACCCCTAAATATCTCACCGTTGCTGAGTATCTGCCCGGGGCGGAGGCCGGGGTCGTGCGGGTAGGGGCGCCACGACACGCCGGAGGGCCCCTCGTGCACGTTGAGGAAGTGGCCCACGCCGTGGCCGGTGCCGTGCGCGTAGTCCAGCCCCACGTCCCACAGCGCGCGCCGGGCGAAGCTGTCCAGCACGTTGCCCTGGAGAAAAGTATTCCACCAGTGTCTTTATGCAAATCGACATCATATagtatactagcgacccgccccggcttcgcacgggtgcaatgctgatactaaatacactacagaaaaactgtgaacgttgtatataaaaacatagcggcgcgctctggcttcgcacgggtataacataaaataacagtatttctccactatttaatggatgttattatacatataaaccttcctcttgaatcactctatctattaaaaaaaacgcatcaaaatccattgcgtagttttaaagatttaagttatacaaagggacagagaaaacgactttgttttatactatgtagtgatgatatcagccctgtattatatactgtcccactgtgcaggcctcctctactgagagacgaggccttagtccaccacgctgtagtgcgggtagacttcacataccctcaaaattcctatagagcacttctcaggtatgcaggtttttttTCGTTCGCTCATTCGTCCCGGCAGTCTcttccacagccaactaggctattgccgctacATATAGCAAACAAGGCTTAAAATATCGTTGTTAGACAATACTACCTTGAATCACTAAagctataggaattttgaaggtatgtgaagtctgcccgcactgcAGCGTGGTGGGcaaaggcctaatctctcagtagtagaggcccagcagtgggacagtatataatataggacgaagggtccatattaTCCGATTCCTACCTGCTCCCGTTCACatagaatctaaatatcattagaacgatttacagactacattcatacatattagtacctacattatgaaaagcggcgatagcctagttggatgtggaacggactcgagacgaatgtctgcaggttcaaatcccaagggtacacactctgacttttctactTAAGAACTTTTtctttgtgtattctttgtgaattatcgcttgctttaacggtgaaggaaaacatcgtgaggaaacctgtacatctgagaagttcctctataggaatttcgaaggtgtgtgaagtctaccaatccgcactacagcgtggtggactaagccctaatccctctcagtagtagaggaggcccgtgctcagcagtgggacagtatataatacagggctgaaattattattataagtacctatatattgtgtcggatttccttttggaaaattttacatttGCCACTGAAGAGCAAACATACCTTAACTCCCTTAGGGAATAAGGCGCTGCCCACCATCATCTGCCCTTTGAGAACACGTGTGAACGCGCCCTTTTGCTCATCAGTAGGGTTGCCGCTCATGTGTCTCGTGCGGGTTATGTCCGTTGTGCCATccctggaaaaaaatatattaaagttgcataaaaaataaacttttgttaGTATTTTAAGTAACATATTTGTGATATAACTGTCTCGCTCACATGCGTACACCACATTGACGATGAAGTCATagctaatttataatgtaaaagagATGCATAAGgattttttgttagtattttattttcgatgTCGCTGTCTCGCTCACACGTGTGCATGGCATTGACGTCATAGCTTATTTGAaagtaacaattttatactagcttttgctcgcgcctATATCCGCGTAAAACATTttggaattgaatttaaaatgaaaatactaaTAAGGAATATTCAGTAtgcaaaacaaagaaaaaaaaagttgttttgaAATTGTTCCACTATTTTTGGGTCTGACTGTACGTGTACTCACTTGTACTGCCCCCCGGAGTCCAACAGGAACATGTCGTCGGCGTTGATCACCGTCTGCTCCCCCTCCCTGGACGGGCTGTAGTGTATGATGGCTCCGTTTGCGCCGGCGCCGGATATCGTCTCGAAAGATGGGCCCATGAAGTCCTCTTCGTCCCTAATAAcaacatacagggtcattttgacatcgcgttactaaattaatgcCTTGGGTATTCTCTCCCTGTAAACCTTGGAGTGGTGTAGAGGACGGAGGTAAGTGCATAATAAAACCAAGTGAAAAACACACAATAAAgttaaacacataatttttatggtattgaatgacgagtcgagcttgccgttcgcctgttggtaagcgatacgatccataatcAGAAGAagcaccaacaccttgaattacaaagtattgtttggtattccactgagacatgagatgttaattattatgtccagtagttacactggctacattgttcaaaccggaacacaacagtgactacacactgcttgacagaaatagacattgcggtggtacctacccaggactctcacatatgagagacctaccaccagtattgaTCTGTATTTAGCTAAGAAACGTTTGTAAATAtgcacagtggcccacgtatgtgtcgcgttccgggatcagcctgtgtatatccagttccaacagacataattgtgtcgactgtcaggtaatcatctctcgtcagtcgacattctatttgaccccactcttaccatcaggtgcagtagcatcgatatatatgtactacgtactagatctggcgttgcGTAGTCATTGTGATTgcctcaactgtactgcaatccgtacatctgactttagtatgatttcaacattgacagcgtgcggttatgtacggagtggcgctcataatataagaattcgagtctaagtgtaaacctggatgtgaatagaaaatattagtcaaataagtgaaattatttgttgttcaagtgaataaataggttataacagtgacgttttggttgtcattttagttcagattatgaacaaatctgtactattatataaagctgaaaattttgtttgtttgtttgaacgcgctaatctcaggaagtaccggtccgaactgaaaaattctttttgtgttggatagccctttgttcgtggagtgctataggctatatatcatcacgctatacccaataggagcggaacagtaatgaaacatgttgcaaaaacggggaaaatttattcgttttgacaGCTTCTGTTGCGTGTGCTGTGtatacggttaaagttatgcaacaatgatgtataaaagatctacaaaaatatattataaaacaaagtcccccgctgcatctgtctgcctgaacgtgttaaactcaacaactacccaacgtattaggataaaatttggcatagagacagtttgagacccggGGAAGAAAACTAACAATTACTACCAACCACACTTACTTGCGAAACTCTAGCAGTTTATCCGAAGCTTGTATCTCGGTGACCTTGCCACCAGCGTCGATGGTCTGATGAAGCCATTTGAAGAACCGCACCACCGCTATACCATCGCGAATGTGGCACTGGCGGAAACCCTGGAATGTTTGTGAGGTGTGACGTCATCTGTGTTATGTTAGTGAGTGTGAGCGAGATAGGAAATGCGACAATAGTTTCATCATTTCATcgtttcagccgggaatcgtccactgctggacataggcctccattaggcccccattgagcgccataaggaccggttctgggccgccctcatcggactccggcgaccctcaccaggtcgtcggaccatctcgtggggggcctgcctacgctgcgtcttcctgACAATAACTTAATACGACGATTTATGTTgccgcgaatgttagacattgaaatatcaatttttcttttttttttaaatagttgcaATGGAATAAGCGTTTGTCTTCCATctcacctgatggaaagtgtaGATGAAGACGAAGGTGGTACACGCCCATCCAAAAGAAACCTGATCACTTTACTCTTAAAGGCTCCAGAGTTCAACTTATCAGGAAAAATTGACCCAGACAGGTCCTTccaattttattgcggttttttatattataattttctccccacgtatcgaagactgcagtcttccgCTTTGAttcctcccgggccctgtgaccggatagccgtgggtcaccagcgtaccgtccgctggcaccctcggtgataGATAGGCCCACCAAATCTTCccagggactgccgtggttgctaagccgggggatcgcttgtacaccgttcgcagggtacccaaggcaaaaaaaaatcttacctcCAATTCCACTTCGTTCTTGATCAACTTCTCCAAGGCAACAGGAGAAACTTCTGATATCAGGTCCAAGGGCTTCTTCAACACATCGTGCTGAGAAACAATGGATTACTTATGTACTGGTTAACCTGTCTAGTTGACGCCCTTGGATTAAAATGCTAGTGGGTAAGAGAGTGGTAAGAGATGAGTTGACTGCTGTTTGTGGGGTCGACCCAAGGTAATCAGTGAGTCGGACTAGCGTAAGTGAATTCATTACAACAGAAAACTCGTAAgccaaataatttgtattacgtGTTTGATAGTGTTGGGTTGACCACACATTGGAGAGGAataagtatacataaaatattggctagtgtaataaaataattcgaatAAGGACATGTGGAATataaagtaacataatatacttgttattaaaaatgtgtGTGGGGTCGACCCCACATTGGAGTGGGGTCAGTAAACGTTGATTCAAAACTTACCCCAGACGCGGCCCTATGTATCGCCTCACTAGCATCACTTGACAGCCATACGTGATGTTTCCCATCACCGCTTTCCGACAATTCTTTCTGCAAATGAAAAACATCATTTaccagccggcctagcatgcgcatcacgagatatctcgagaacgagagtagacaaattgtcgatgtcgattaatatctcgttttctctaacatgcgcaccacgatcgacaaattcctcgttgaagacataagtttactcgtgaagacaaaccgatgttgccgattgaaatatatattctaaacattttattttctaatatagctacaatggttttagttcattcaatttttatagatctatgatccaattaggttttttttgacgttttatgtgacagtttatgtcataacaaagagcataatgtaaataaaaaacgtaaataagtaaacaaattcaaaattaataataatattgtacaatataataaggattctaacacaaaataacagctccgccctGTTTTGGACTACGAAAtaacaagacacaaatcaaataaaatctaataagacaattatttgtacgagtatatggtgcccaagccggactttacctcgggtgactacgccccgccgtgagaacgatgtaccataatgcctaatggaatcagtagtccaaTCGGGAAGGGAGATCgctgtggctttgggcctcacaaaatacccaattgatgtaagtatagtgaaataataaccttattagcaaaacaccaatgttgtaagttgaactttgcagccacaaagctcaagtttgttcttattcgatggtaattgatgtttttttagtattagtgtttattaaaatatgaagtaagtatatattttctttttgttttagttccgtgaatcaagtccctctacattcattggaatgtccccagcccagcagtcaacaccatgttgaagagcttaccaaatactactcccaaaaagttttttagttgctcggtttgaacttaatactttaaggtggtagctcaaggtccattttcatacattttgtttcggctttaatctgggtaactaaacaagaatttaaattcacgtctagttagtgattagttctcgcagttgaagaaaaacgtaaaaataattaataatcatggatatttcggcctttaaaatttaatatgacgaaattttaaaggcagaaatatccatgattattaattatttttacatttttctttcaactgcgagaactaatcactaactagacgtgaatttaaattctttacttgccaatacttgtttagttacccagattaaagccgaaacaaaatgtatgaaaatggaccttgagctaccaccttaatgaaagtatgtatttttataaccagtttttttaaaaaaaaactacatgttttaaatacttaatatcatgtatatatatttcgttaggtatctttatttatacactagataaaacatctgtatgttaggaaatttggttctgttctgttgtgttcttgttctgttggtttaggaaattaataatataagtaaactgcagcaattacttgagagtgcaatttctgtttcttgtaagtgttcatagtatttcgttacagtaattgtaggaaatttgttgtataacaagttattatgaaatattctattgttctATTCTATtttgtgtagaagattttgttgtaataatgaaaactatcttgatatttaaaatgtgaatataataaaatatacattatttacataggaaaatatctatttattataattgaggtcatcctgcttgagagacacttgcaggtactgataattgtacaggttcttctcacatatgatggtcatttataatagtttcctccattggaacactgtaacataaaatactgcattacctacagttacttaacaatagtaatataatgtgaagttgtaccagtggtaaaataatatagtcaaacaacaatttgaaacagtgtataaccatatatccattattgttaagtccatcagtatacagtcagtgtaaatgaagtttttaataaagaaataaagcaagatattgtttgtttatattgttaagttgcatagtaatagtatcttctccgatacatggcattcacattaagagttttgctgtttgaatccataatgtgacatttttttggtaacatataggtactagttttgcaaaacataatggtaaaacaagttactcatttgtatttgtagtattaaaataaacaaaattaaaactgcaattaatctgattaaatagctcttagtacctcattagttggcacactaatttcatttttatgaaaggtaacacgctatgtattaattgtgaagatatttctcaaagtacattcattttttatttctattaactctaataattaattaatggtacattaccagttgaaccttggtgttgcaggcatccttcctcatttttttatattgtgcactttgtggctcattaggaggtaatatttttatatgggtacaatctaagagccctaacatactttgcacgtaaaattcacgagtctcacctaaaaaaaatgaaaatgattccattatctataaatcaaaatacttcaattgatattaaactcagctacttatgtaattaagtatgtaataaatatattcaattacctttaaacggacggctatgcctttggcttgagactccaaatcgggagcaaacttttctttaatatacaatgccatttgttttgtagcaaagggatatcataaatcaattaagtataatatgtcttctttccactttacacgcctctcgtttgtcgtatactgatattattttactatagtaagataccaccatcgttttaacgaataaattaaattgataattttctcggtttatctcttcgtacaatatcaaagaagacaaatatctcgtttacgtgtgtcaaaaaacgataaaattatttgctcatgttagggtttgtagacaaaaataccacagattaataaaacattaatttttctctacttttctcgtgacaagtcgagaaaatgagcgcgcatgttagtgtcggtagacatatagagataaacgacaaaatcacgagaaaaagtgtcgataaaattttgtcgtcgtgcgcatgctaggccggcaggAAGGCCTATTTCATTTTGGAGACAGTTTCGCAAATTAACTCCACATTATCTGAAGATAAGTTGCGTCCGGATAGCATTGCTTTCAatgtagggggggggggggggatcgACTGAtggaaatgattacccctcgccagtcgatacaattatgcctcttgaaaccggatataaataggctgatcccggaacacgactcACCTGGGGTACTATgatttttaacaccttgtatacgatGCTTACTTTCGACTATCCAGTCAGATAGAATTATCGTACTACTACACTTAAATTTACATTAGTAGAAAAGTAGATTAGTAGTAAAGTAGATTAGTAGTAAAGTAGAACAGTAGAAAGGTAGCATAACACTTACCGCTAACTTCTCCAACCGCGACACAACATCACAATACGCCACTCCGTCGAAACTCTCAACTCCTTCTCCCTCCAAATGCGCCACCACATCGCAAGGCAGCTCACCATCGCCGGTGAACAACATGACCGTAGTCGGAGTGATCAGGAGATAGGAGAAGAACACCGGATTGTAATCGATGTCGGAGCCGCGGAGGTTTAGCGTATCTGGGTACACAGTTACAGAATGAGAGTAAGTCCATAATTActtaatgcttgacatgttagccggctaacatgacagttaTGACATGcttgtcacgggaatataaccttattatttattacataataaggttattttttcgtgacacgcgtaatgtcatgtagctgtcatgttaacCGGCTGACATTCCAATTAATCCGATGGCAAATGGGATAC is a genomic window containing:
- the LOC115447691 gene encoding xaa-Pro aminopeptidase ApepP isoform X1; translation: MMDVSLSFRGIVILFVIVGVDNRANDNKENIKNKETSKMTVQRLTALRALMAAQPTALSAYIIPTADAHNSEYIAPVDARREWISGFTGSAGTAVVTSSHALVWTDGRYYTQFEKEADMSIWTLMKQSLPDTPTMEKWLSTNLTDGAVVGVDPHTFTRDEWTPLQAALTKANMQLIPVSKNLVDEVRVEMNDPPPKRPHNDIIPLPLKYTGKAAGQKIKELRDKMAEKKAAALVITALDEIAYTLNLRGSDIDYNPVFFSYLLITPTTVMLFTGDGELPCDVVAHLEGEGVESFDGVAYCDVVSRLEKLAKELSESGDGKHHVWLSSDASEAIHRAASGHDVLKKPLDLISEVSPVALEKLIKNEVELEGFRQCHIRDGIAVVRFFKWLHQTIDAGGKVTEIQASDKLLEFRKDEEDFMGPSFETISGAGANGAIIHYSPSREGEQTVINADDMFLLDSGGQYKDGTTDITRTRHMSGNPTDEQKGAFTRVLKGQMMVGSALFPKGVKGNVLDSFARRALWDVGLDYAHGTGHGVGHFLNVHEGPSGVSWRPYPHDPGLRPGQILSNEPGFYKVGEYGIRHEDLVEIVSVTKESDHPKARNLLDDYGGRGVLGFSTLTLVPNQRESIDVTMLDEFELSYINAYHKRVLDTLGPILEKRGLLEDLAWLQKECVAISRE
- the LOC115447691 gene encoding xaa-Pro aminopeptidase ApepP isoform X2 is translated as MTVQRLTALRALMAAQPTALSAYIIPTADAHNSEYIAPVDARREWISGFTGSAGTAVVTSSHALVWTDGRYYTQFEKEADMSIWTLMKQSLPDTPTMEKWLSTNLTDGAVVGVDPHTFTRDEWTPLQAALTKANMQLIPVSKNLVDEVRVEMNDPPPKRPHNDIIPLPLKYTGKAAGQKIKELRDKMAEKKAAALVITALDEIAYTLNLRGSDIDYNPVFFSYLLITPTTVMLFTGDGELPCDVVAHLEGEGVESFDGVAYCDVVSRLEKLAKELSESGDGKHHVWLSSDASEAIHRAASGHDVLKKPLDLISEVSPVALEKLIKNEVELEGFRQCHIRDGIAVVRFFKWLHQTIDAGGKVTEIQASDKLLEFRKDEEDFMGPSFETISGAGANGAIIHYSPSREGEQTVINADDMFLLDSGGQYKDGTTDITRTRHMSGNPTDEQKGAFTRVLKGQMMVGSALFPKGVKGNVLDSFARRALWDVGLDYAHGTGHGVGHFLNVHEGPSGVSWRPYPHDPGLRPGQILSNEPGFYKVGEYGIRHEDLVEIVSVTKESDHPKARNLLDDYGGRGVLGFSTLTLVPNQRESIDVTMLDEFELSYINAYHKRVLDTLGPILEKRGLLEDLAWLQKECVAISRE